Proteins co-encoded in one Cricetulus griseus strain 17A/GY chromosome 1 unlocalized genomic scaffold, alternate assembly CriGri-PICRH-1.0 chr1_1, whole genome shotgun sequence genomic window:
- the Tm2d2 gene encoding TM2 domain-containing protein 2 produces the protein MVLGGCPVSYLLLCGQAALLLGNLLLLHCVSRSHSFNATAELDLTPSGAAHPEGPVAPSWEYSDPHSPVILCSYLPDEFVDCDAPVDHVGNATASQELGYGCLKFGGQAYSDVEHTAVQCRALDGIECASPRTFLRENKPCIKYTGHYFITTLLYSFFLGCFGVDRFCLGHTGTAVGKLLTLGGLGIWWFVDLILLITGGLMPSDGSNWCTVY, from the exons ATGGTGCTAGGGGGCTGCCCTGTGAGTTACCTACTGCTGTGCGGCCAGGCAGCCTTGCTCCTGGGGAACCTACTGTTGCTGCACTGTGTCTCTCGGAGCCACTCGTTTAATGCCACGGCCGAACTGGATCTCACACCCTCAGGCGCCGCTCACCCCGAGGGTCCCGTAGCCCCGAGCTGGGAATACAGCGACCCCCACTCTCCGGTCATCCTTTGCTCTTACCT ACCCGACGAGTTTGTAGATTGTGATGCCCCAGTGGATCACGTTGGAAATGCAACCGCCTCCCAGGAACTTGGTTATGGTTGTCTCAag TTTGGGGGTCAGGCCTACAGTGATGTGGAACACACTGCAGTCCAGTGCAGAGCCCTGGATGGAATTGAGTGTGCCAGTCCCCGGACCTTTCTACGAGAGAATAAGCCTTGTATAAA gTACACCGGACACTACTTCATAACCACGTTGCTCTACTCCTTCTTCCTGGGATGTTTTGGCGTCGATCGTTTCTGTTTGGGACACACTGGAACAGCCGTCGGGAAACTGCTGACCCTGGGAGGACTTGGGATCTGGTGGTTTGTCGACCTAATTTTGCTCATCACTGGAGGGCTGATGCCCAGTGATGGTAGCAACTGGTGCACTGTCTACTAA